Proteins co-encoded in one Symmachiella macrocystis genomic window:
- a CDS encoding Gfo/Idh/MocA family protein, which translates to MSAVRFAVAGLKHFHILTFVNGMRALPDAQFVGFYDDDPKLRDQYSQEFGVPAFASVGELVEATEPEVVGVAVENSKKGAVICELAERGCHVLVDKPLVTSFADLDDVETAHVKTGKQIGLMLMERYNGPTRAVRELLQSGKLGRMVNFTGLAPHKLKPAGRPKWMFDADLYGGVLNDLCIHNIDLSRWMWDEEPVAVTAAEGCLRFTQYDRFTDHAEVFLEFADSSTAMLRADWLTPEGFPAHGDGRQFFECTEGTIEILAAPDIHRLGEGTIHYDAWDAERTQLAPAPPEKSAFADFVALCRGTQQAELFPSDGFRSTRITLYAREAARTGTKIDLRDKL; encoded by the coding sequence TGCCGTTGCCGGGTTGAAGCACTTTCATATCTTGACGTTCGTCAACGGCATGCGCGCTTTGCCCGATGCTCAGTTCGTCGGGTTTTATGACGACGACCCAAAACTGCGCGACCAATACAGTCAAGAGTTCGGCGTGCCCGCATTTGCCTCGGTGGGTGAATTGGTCGAGGCGACCGAGCCGGAAGTCGTCGGGGTTGCTGTTGAAAACAGCAAAAAGGGAGCGGTGATTTGCGAATTGGCTGAGCGTGGTTGTCACGTCCTGGTTGATAAACCGTTGGTCACCAGCTTTGCGGATCTCGACGACGTGGAAACGGCGCATGTCAAAACCGGCAAGCAGATCGGTCTGATGCTGATGGAACGCTACAACGGACCGACGCGGGCGGTGCGGGAGTTACTGCAGTCTGGCAAGTTAGGTCGGATGGTCAATTTCACCGGCTTGGCGCCACACAAACTCAAACCGGCGGGGCGTCCGAAGTGGATGTTTGATGCCGACCTATATGGCGGCGTGTTGAATGACCTCTGTATTCACAATATCGATCTGAGCCGCTGGATGTGGGATGAGGAACCGGTAGCCGTGACCGCCGCCGAAGGCTGTTTGCGATTCACGCAGTACGACCGGTTCACCGACCACGCCGAGGTCTTCTTAGAGTTCGCCGACAGTTCGACGGCAATGCTCCGCGCCGATTGGCTCACGCCCGAGGGCTTCCCCGCGCACGGCGACGGCCGTCAGTTTTTTGAATGCACTGAAGGGACCATCGAAATCCTGGCCGCCCCCGATATCCACCGTTTGGGGGAAGGCACGATCCACTACGACGCCTGGGACGCCGAGCGGACCCAATTGGCCCCCGCACCGCCGGAAAAATCCGCCTTCGCCGATTTCGTCGCCCTCTGTCGCGGCACCCAGCAGGCGGAGTTATTCCCGTCCGACGGTTTCCGCTCCACCCGCATCACCCTCTACGCCCGCGAAGCAGCGCGGACGGGGACGAAGATTGATCTGCGTGATAAACTGTAG